The following is a genomic window from Vidua chalybeata isolate OUT-0048 chromosome 29, bVidCha1 merged haplotype, whole genome shotgun sequence.
CGCTGCAGGCGCTGCTCCTCCGCCCGCAGCTCCCCCTGCGTCTGCCGCTGCTCCGCCAGCTGCCGGTccaggatggagctgcagcGGGCACCCAGCAGGAGCTgcgggaatgggaatggaaacgggaatggggatgggaatgggaatggggatggggatgggaatgggaaatggggatgggaatggggatgggaatgggaatggggatggggatggggatgggaatgggaatgggaatgggaatgggaatgggaatgggaatggggatgggaatggggatggggatgggaaataggaaatgggaatgggaaatggggatgggaaatgggaaaaggggggaaagggaagggaagggaagggaagggaagggaagggaagggaagggaaggaagggaagggaagggaagggaagggaagggaagggaagggaagggaagggaagggaagggaagggaagggaagggaagggaagggaagggaagggaagggaagggaagggaagggaagggaagggaagggaagggaagggaagttccagCCATACCGAGTTCAGGTGCCGCAtctcagcctcctgctccagcctcatcCTGGCCGCGcgctccagcagctcccgccgctcccgctcccgctcccgctccaGCTCCGAGCGGGCCCGCGCCTCCcgcagctcctcctgctgctgctccgcTCTGCGGGCCTGGCTGCGCTCCTCCtgcgggacagggacagcgacactgctggggacactgctggggacattCCCGGGGACATTCCCGGGGTCCTGAGGGACATTCCCAGGGCCTTCTGTGGGGACAGTCCCGGGACATTCCAGGAGCCCTGGCATGAGGGCAGTGGGAAAAACGGGAtcaggaaatttgggattgggaaattTGGGCTCGGGAAATCGGGAGATGCCCACGAAAGCCGCGTCCTGGCGGGATTTGAGGATCTGCAGCCGATCCGCGAGCTCCCGGCGTGGAGCCCGAGCCTCCTCCTGGATCCGCTGGAATTCCTCGGTGCCAACGATGAGCGAGGCCGGGGGCCGAtccctgggaattctgggggacACGGACCAGGATcaggggcacggggacagctcctggtgtcccctgtgtccccaaatcccatctgcATCACCAAATGTCCTCAGGGTCCCCAAATCTCTCTGgctcccaaattcccctcagTCTCCAAATCCCTTCTggggtccccaaatcccctcgaGCCTCACACGAGCTCCCTGATCACATCCTTGGTGAAGACCCggatggttttgggtttgtcCCGGGGCGAGGGCACCGTGCCCGGGGCGCTCCTCACGGCCCGGAGCTGCACGATGGCGCTGGAGGGGCCTGAAATCTGTGGGAAAGGATGGAGTgagaccccaaaatcagccccaaatcGTCCACAAACCCAccctcaaaatcccccaaaaatcatCCCCAAATACCCtcaaaatcccataaaaataatcacaaaatcccctcaaaagcccccaaaaaatcatccccaaaatcaccccataatcccccaaatccctcagaaTTCCCCAAATCTCTTCAAAATACCCCTAAAATCCCCAACGAAATCCATCAAATTTTGGGGTGAGATTTTGGGGTGAGAGACTcccaaatgccccaaaattccaccaGAATTCCTCCAAAATGGATCCAGCCTCACCTTCTTCGCCCtctccccctcttcctccttgtccttgtccttgtccttgtccttgtccttgtccctgtccctgtcacggtcccactgctcagccctgcccagctccgcgctccgcgcccgccgcagctgctcctgtggggacaggggacatcgCGGGGACAGCCCAGCGACATCCCGAGGCATTCCCAggggacattcccagggatATCCCTGGCGACATTCCCGGAGACATCCCAGGTATATTCTGGGGCAGTCCCTGGATCAGAAAAATCGGGACCAGGAACAACGGGATCCAGTAAAATCAGGATCAGGAAAAGCGGAATTGGGAAAATCGGGATTGGAAAAATTGGGATCAGCAAAGCGGGATTGCGAATAGCGGGACCAGGAAAAGGGGATCAGgaaatttgggatcagggaatttgggatcgGGAAATTCGGGCTCGGGAAATCGGGAGATGCCCACGAAAGCCGCGTCCTGGCGGGATTTGAGGATCTGCAGCCGATCCGCGAGCTCCCGGCGCGGAGCCCGAGCCTCCTCCTGGATCCGCTGGAATTCCTCGGTGCCGACGATGAGCGAGGCCGGGGGCCGAtccctgggaattctgggggacACGGACCAGGATCAGGGGCACGGGGGAAAAAATCATagattttgggagaaaaataaaattaaaatttagggaaaaaatcaCAAATGTTGGGAAAATGAATCCTGAATCTTGGGGGTAAAAAATCCCGAATTTTAGGGAAAGtatcccagattttgggggaaaaaacaccagaTTTTCAGCGAAAAaatcctgaatatttttttttaatcctgaattttggattaaaaaaaaaaaaaaaaaagcgcctGATTTTTAGGTGAAGAAATCccgaattttggggggaaaaatcagagatttttgggggaaaaaatggcgGATTTGGGGAGCCTCACATGAGCTCCCGGATCAGGTCCCTGGTGATGACCCggatggttttgggtttgtcCCGGAGCGAGGGCAGCGCTCGGGGGGCGGCAGCGACATCGCGGAGCAGCACgatggggctggaggggcaCGAGAGCTGCGGGAAAGCACGgggtgagaccccaaaatcccccccaaattccccccaactccccccccaaaatcccataaaaatcgcccccaaaatcccatacAAATCCCCTGAAAATCCACCTAAatcaaccccaaatccccccaaacccctcaaaatccctaccccaaaactgccccaaaattcccccaaatcaTCCCTAAATCCCCCTAAAATCTtccaaatcaccccaaaatcctccaaatTCCTCACTAAATACCTCCAAAATCAGCTCAGAATCACTGCCAAATCCCCTAAAATCACACTAAAACTGCTCTTCATttccccaaccccccccccccaaaaaaatcctccaaatcCCCCAAAGTCACCCCAAATCACCTCAAAATGCCCCCAGAAATCCCCCTCCAAATGCCCCTAAAatctcccaaaatcccctcaaaatgCCCTCGGTGCCCAAATCCCGCACCCGGTGCCCaaatcccccctccccagccctgccaggtccccccccggtgtccccggttCCCCTGCCCGGTGCCCCCCGGTGCCCGACCCCGCACCCGGCGCTCCCCGGGCGGGCTCCgagccccggagctgctgcgGAGCCTCCGCCGAGCCCGGGGGGGACGGGAGGGaccggggggctctggggggacAGAGGTGGCACcgggagggttttgggggacACGGGACccgggggatttggggacacgggaccccggggtgtccccaggagggttttgggggacACAGGACccgggggatttggggacacgggaccccggggtgtccccaggagggttttgggggacACGGGaccggggggatttggggacacgggACCCCGTGGTGTCCCCAGGATAGCGGGAGGCGGATCCCGGGCAGGGGCGGCTGTCGCGTGTCGCCATTGGCGGATGCCGATGTCGCGATTGTCGCCAGGCCCGGCCGTGGGAGAACGGCAGCGGCTGTCGCGAGATGTCCCCAACGGCCGCCGGCGCGAGCGGCGctgtccccaacgtccccaaCAGCCGCGGGGGGATGGGGGATCAGGGGGTCCTGGAAAGGACGgggtgagaccccaaaatcccccctcGCGGGACACATCGCCACCGTCGGTCCCCGCAGCCCGGGACAGTCCCGGCCCTCGCAGCGCGACGGCGGCCGCGACCCGCGACAGCGACCCGAGGCCAGGACTCCGCTCCCGCGGTGCCGGGGGCTCCTCCCCGGGGTCCCCGCTCCCCTCCGCCCTCCCGGCACCTCCCggcgcccccgcccgccccagGCCCGGGCCCGGCCGAGGCTCcgcagcagctccggggctcAGACGCAGCTCGGGGAGCGCCGGGTGCGGGGCTTTGGGCACCGGGGGcagcgggcagggctggggcggGGATGGGGCGAGCTTTGGGGCGGCGTTTAGGGACACCCCCGGCTCCGTCCCGCGGCTCTCGGGGCGCTCCCGGTGCTGCTGCCGGGCTCCAGCCGCGGGATCGGTGTCCGTGGTGACGGGGCGGCACCGCCGCAGGTCCCCGAGCCCCGGGCCGGTGTCACCGAGAGGGGACAAACAGGGAGcggcagctccttcccctctgcGAGGGAACCAGTCCGGAAATGCCCCAACTGATCATTTTGTCGCTGTCCCCAAGGGACTGAGGGAGCCCCAAAAATCCTGCAAATCCCAGAATGATCTACGCGACAACCTGACCGGGACCCTGCTCCTCCCCGAGCTGACCAGGCAGAgctgaacaaacaaaaaccatttCTCCTGGTTTCATCAAAAAGCTGCGTTTTGGGTCAAGGGACAAGGGTCCTGTGCCCCCTGGCACTGGGGGAGGGAATGGGGAGGCGCTGGaggtactgggagcactggaatggggagctctgggcagcCCCACATGGGAGCCCCCACTCGTGGCCACTGCTCGGGCACGGTGGGCACCCATGGGAGCCTTGGCAGGGGGGGCACACGGCGGGTGCCATTGGGCAGggacccccagtgcccccagtgtcACAGCGTGTCCTCGTAGTCACGGGGGTCCCGCTGTCACTCGTAGGGTCCCGACAGCTCCGCGTTGGTCACTCGTGGATCCCGaggtggggcagggctgggggacaccCGTGGGGGCTCTGAGAGTGACACCGGTTGTGGGGAGCTGGGTGACAGGGGACACCCGTGGGTGACgtgtccctgtgaccccccctGATCaccccctctgtcccctccgTGGGGgtccagcacagccccctccTCTGGGGGGTCCTGTGGGGATAAGGGGGGGTCTGGGTGGtgtctggggagggggaaaggggagtCCCAGCCTGAGCCCCCCACTCACCTGTCCTGGGGCTTCCTGGCAGCTgcaagggaaaggggagggggtgACCGTGGGGACCCCAGGACCCCTGAACCTCCCTGGGACCTCGGCAGCTCCAACCACCCACAGGACCCCCAAATGCCCACTGCAGCCCCAATTCCCACAGGAGCCCTGATTCCCCCTGGACTCTCCCAGCACCCCTGAACCCCCCAGAACTTCTGCACCACCACAGTGTTCCCAACCCACCCGGTATGCCTGACCATTTGAGCCCCAGAACCCCAAGCCTGGCAGGTAGGGGCACCCCCAAACTCACCCACGACCCCGAAAAGATCCCCCAACATCCCCGCATGGCCCACCAAGAGCTCCCCAAAccctccaggagctcccacTGCCACCCCAATGTTCCCCTAAGCCCACCCAGGGATGGCGCTGGAGCCCAACCAAGACCCTCCAAAttccccccagatcccccaaGACTTCCAGCCGCAGTCACTGCGGGCTCAGTTTCCCCCAGCTCAGGGGTCCTGGGTGCTGCTGATCTCTGCCCCCACTCTGGGGGCTTCCCCTCACTCCAGGacccccattcccccccccaTTCTCACCCACGCCGCTGGTGCCACCAGTGACAGCCCATAAcgacagccaggagcaggagcaggaacaggagggtcCTGCCGACAttcacagccactgctggggacagagggggacaCACCGGGGTCACCCTGAACCTCGGGGGTCCTGAacaccccggtgtccccgtgtgACCCCACCTGTGAGCCAGGGTGAGTCAGGTGTCACCGtcagtgccagctctgggctgagTGCCCGGTGCTCGTCCTGTCCCAGCTGGTTGGTGGCCACGCACTGGTAGGTGCCCGAATGTGCCACACGGACGTTCCCAAGCTCCAGGAGGGGACCCCGGGCCACCTCCTGCCCGTTGTGCAGCCAGGTGAAGGTGACAGGGGCTGAGCCCACCTGCACTGAGCAGCGCAGGGTCACggggtcacctgggcacacctggtgTGCCGGGGGAGCGGGGGTGATGGTGGCATTGGCCACGGGCACTGCGGGGACACAGACAGGGCTGAGGCCACAGGGAGGGGCTGGCAGCCGGTGTGGGGGGATTGGGACGGGGGGGATGGGTGTGATGGGGGATGCCGGGGATGGGGTCACAACACAAAGGGGTGAGGGGACAAGGGGAGAGATGGAAGGAACTGTGAAATGTGTCTGGGGCACATGGAGGTGCCCAGGCAGGGAcccgggggggctgcgggggctcCCCGTGCCCATCCCCGCACTCACTGCGCACCGTGACGCGGAGCCGGGCGCTGCTCTTCCGCACGGCCCCCCCCTCGGAGCGCACCTCGCAGCTGTAATTCCCCGAGTGGGAGACCCCCACGGCGGGCACCAGCAGCTGCGGGGACCCCTGCGGGCCCCCCACCCTCTGCCCGTCCCGGTAGAACACGTGCAGGAGGGGGGCTCGGGGCcgcagggggctgggggtgctgaggcagctgagaTTCAGGGGGGACCCCTCGGTGGGCTCGGGGGCACCCTCCAGCACCGGCACAGggaagagctctgggaaggagaggggagggggatttgTGAGCCCGAGGCcctggggaggggctgtgggggtgtcGGGGTGGCGGCTGTGGGGTGCTCACCCtgcactgtcactgtcaccggCGCTGACTCCTTCCACTCCCACCATCCCAGCCGGCCCTTGCAGCGGTAGCGGCCGCTGTGGTGCAGCTCCAGAGGCGACAGGGACAGCTCGGTCCCATcggggagcagccccagttCCTGCCCCTCGTGGTAGAAGGACACCCCGGTGACCTTGTTGTCCCGCCAGCCCCGGCAGCGCAGTGTCACCGTGTCCCCCTCCAGCAGCGCCCGCgctggcacctgcagcaccagccagtCTGGGGGACAGAGGGGTCCTGTCACACCCGatggcaccgggaccccccatTGGGTCACACCAGCGGACCAGGGGTCCCCAGTTCCAGCACGGGGGTCCCCTTcactgggatgctctgggatgtccccagagcaggggaCAGGCTCTGGTCACACCAGGGGGTGACCCATGGACCAGAGCCCACCCAGAGCCCACCCAGAGCCCTCGGGGTCCCCACggtgccaggctggggacacccacACCCCCCTCACCGTCTGAGACAGTCACGGGGGGGCTGTGCCCACTGCCGGGTCTGGCACACCGGTAGGTGCCACTCTCGGTGACAGTGACGCGGTTGTGTCCCCTCggcccccagtgccacctgtcCTTGTACCAGGTGGTGGCACCGGCGGTCGCCGAGCCCTGGCAGGTCAGTGTCACCTCGTCCCACAGCACCGCCGGCCTCCAGGGGGGATCCACGAGGATCTGGAGGGTCTGGGCACCTGCGGGTGACAGGGGacaccagcctggcagggccagcgcggggctggggacagcggggtggGGACCCGGCATCCCCCGAGGACTCACCAGCGAGGCCGAGggtctgggctggaagggagaagggacagggctggctgggggtggcaccgtggggacagtgccaccccggGCACAGAGTCTGGGGGCTGTCCCCAAACTGTCCCCATGGGAAAGCAGTTCTTGTGAGAAAGTGCATGGGGTGGTCCCCAAAAGATTTGGAGGGGCAGGGGACATGTCTGTGTCACAGCCACCCCGGCACCACATCCGTGTGGCATGGACGCCTTGGGAACAGGGACACCGAGGCcacccagggctgaggcagagcatggggacactgtggacaccctggggacaaggacaccaCAGACACACCCCATGCTGGCCCAGGTCACCCCCACCAGCTCCTGATCCTATCCCCATGATCCCATCCCCATGGCCACATCCTCACCCTTCTTGTCCCCTtctgtccctgcatcccagtTCCCTTGTCCCCATGCCCAGAGCTACCTGAGCCCAAAGGTGTCAGTCCCCACATtcctgtccccacatccccatccccacatTCCTGCCCCCTCTTCCTGGCCCCAAAGCCACCCTACATCCCCAGTCTCACCAAGCTCCACTGTGGGCAACATGGACTGGCACTGCTGGCCTTGGGGACCTCAGGGGACCCCGCagcccccctgtgccccctccccaccgcTCTCTGCCTCACCAGGGCCCA
Proteins encoded in this region:
- the LOC128801201 gene encoding cilia- and flagella-associated protein 45-like isoform X2; amino-acid sequence: MATRDSRPCPGSASRYPGDTTGSRVPKSPRSRVPQNPPGDTPGSRVPKSPGSCVPQNPPGDTPGSRVPKSPGSRVPQNPPGATSVPPEPPGPSRPPRARRRLRSSSGARSPPGERRLSCPSSPIVLLRDVAAAPRALPSLRDKPKTIRVITRDLIRELIIPRDRPPASLIVGTEEFQRIQEEARAPRRELADRLQILKSRQDAAFEQLRRARSAELGRAEQWDRDRDRDKDKDKDKDKDKEEEGERAKKISGPSSAIVQLRAVRSAPGTVPSPRDKPKTIRVFTKDVIRELVIPRDRPPASLIVGTEEFQRIQEEARAPRRELADRLQILKSRQDAAFEERSQARRAEQQQEELREARARSELERERERERRELLERAARMRLEQEAEMRHLNSLLLGARCSSILDRQLAEQRQTQGELRAEEQRLQRLMDSEREKGLQLQEELERRRKQELISTKRELLQQMEQHQEQLALRAEQKFQEGQRFLEHLEQMRREDREQQQRKRQFLAEMKAADAENQRLRQRDRERDRRAELRALEEQRQKAERDAALEAERARLRREWQRELDRVKSMQEHEQGWQEAQEALRSRRSQEAAERAWRQRELQRERRRAELLQELQRGRREQATKRRQQLALALQQERRDFLTLLSAQEQQLAQEQQQQLARQRAQRAHAEALREQIRESRQRRQRDRAAAVEEGQRELARARERAERLARVGQQKLQRLRDSGVPDRYCALVEKKAWGTASAASS
- the LOC128801201 gene encoding cilia- and flagella-associated protein 45-like isoform X1; this translates as MATRDSRPCPGSASRYPGDTTGSRVPKSPRSRVPQNPPGDTPGSRVPKSPGSCVPQNPPGDTPGSRVPKSPGSRVPQNPPGATSVPPEPPGPSRPPRARRRLRSSSGARSPPGERRLSCPSSPIVLLRDVAAAPRALPSLRDKPKTIRVITRDLIRELIIPRDRPPASLIVGTEEFQRIQEEARAPRRELADRLQILKSRQDAAFEQLRRARSAELGRAEQWDRDRDRDKDKDKDKDKDKEEEGERAKKISGPSSAIVQLRAVRSAPGTVPSPRDKPKTIRVFTKDVIRELVIPRDRPPASLIVGTEEFQRIQEEARAPRRELADRLQILKSRQDAAFEERSQARRAEQQQEELREARARSELERERERERRELLERAARMRLEQEAEMRHLNSLLLGARCSSILDRQLAEQRQTQGELRAEEQRLQRLMDSEREKGLQLQEELERRRKQELISTKRELLQQMEQHQEQLALRAEQKFQEGQRFLEHLEQMRREDREAWQQQQQRKRQFLAEMKAADAENQRLRQRDRERDRRAELRALEEQRQKAERDAALEAERARLRREWQRELDRVKSMQEHEQGWQEAQEALRSRRSQEAAERAWRQRELQRERRRAELLQELQRGRREQATKRRQQLALALQQERRDFLTLLSAQEQQLAQEQQQQLARQRAQRAHAEALREQIRESRQRRQRDRAAAVEEGQRELARARERAERLARVGQQKLQRLRDSGVPDRYCALVEKKAWGTASAASS
- the LOC128801106 gene encoding sialoadhesin-like; protein product: MPGPHPAVPSPALALPGWCPLSPAGAQTLQLLVDPPWRPAVLWDEVTLTCQGSATAGATTWYKDRWHWGPRGHNRVTVTESGTYRCARPGSGHSPPVTVSDDWLVLQVPARALLEGDTVTLRCRGWRDNKVTGVSFYHEGQELGLLPDGTELSLSPLELHHSGRYRCKGRLGWWEWKESAPVTVTVQVPVANATITPAPPAHQVCPGDPVTLRCSVQVGSAPVTFTWLHNGQEVARGPLLELGNVSVAHSGTYQCVATNQLGQDEHRALSPELALTVTPDSPWLTAVAVNVGRTLLFLLLLLAVVMGCHWWHQRRGCQEAPGQSRQPGERWPRQPVTASPHGWGQRDGREGAQTLQILVDPPWRPAVLWDEVTLTCQGSATAGATTWYKDRWHWGPRGHNRVTVTESGTYRCARPGSGHSPPVTVSDDWLVLQVPARALLEGDTVTLRCRGWRDNKVTGVSFYHEGQELGLLPDGTELSLSPLELHHSGRYRCKGRLGWWEWKESAPVTVTVQELFPVPVLEGAPEPTEGSPLNLSCLSTPSPLRPRAPLLHVFYRDGQRVGGPQGSPQLLVPAVGVSHSGNYSCEVRSEGGAVRKSSARLRVTVRMPVANATITPAPPAHQVCPGDPVTLRCSVQVGSAPVTFTWLHNGQEVARGPLLELGNVRVAHSGTYQCVATNQLGQDEHRALSPELALTVTPDSPWLTAVAVNVGRTLLFLLLLLAVVMGCHWWHQRRGCQEAPGQLPTTGVTLRAPTGVPQPCPTSGSTSDQRGAVGTLRVTAGPP